AGTGGAAGTAACATCGTGAAAGCTGTTAGAGACAGCCCTTTTAACGGTCAGAAGtgttttctacatattttacaACGCGTCATCCATCAAGCCTTACAAGTTCAACCGGAAGTTGACGAAGCCATCGCCCAAGGACGAAAAATAGTCTCACATTTTAATCACTCAGCTCAAGCACAAGAAAAATTCAGCAGAATTCAAGAAGAGCTAAATTTGCCTAAACACAAACTTGTTCAAGATGTTATTACAAGGTGGAACAGTAAATATTACATGTGCGCACGTCTTGAGGAACAAAAACGAGCTATCAGCTTGTACATTTCTGACAACAGTGGCTCCATTAATATACAAAACCTGTCAGAAAGACAGTGGACGTTACTGCAACATTGTTTGGTACTATTGCAGCCCTTTGAAGAGATTACCAAAAAGGTAAGCTCTACATACTCTTGCATTTCAGAGGTGATCCCACATACAAAAATCTTGCAAAAGTTTCTAATCAAAGAAGAAGTGCAAAGAACATGCAGCGACGTGGATTCCTCGCGAATGGCACTAAAAGAAGGATTGGAAAGGCGTGTCAGCCAGTTTGAAGATGAAAAGAATTACACTATTGCTACACTGCTCGACCCAAGGTACAAGATGAATTTTTTCACTCCAGAAAAAGTTCCATGGGTGAGACGCCAATTCCTTGCTGAATACGTTAGAAGAAGCGCAGATATGGATAGCACGAGTAACAGTGAAAATGAAAGTGAACCGCCAGCTCCGTTACCGTACAGTGGTCTTCAATCACAGGAAGATACTCATAAAGCCCTCTGGACGTGCTATGAAGAATTAGCATCGACAAAGCAGCCTGAGATCGAAGAACCAAAAAGCCCGATAGCTATCGAATTAGACAGATACATTGCAGATAGCTTGCTGTCACGGGATATGTGCCCTTACAAGTGGTGGTCCAAAAATAAATTCCGATTTCCTCTTATGAGCAACATGGCTAAAATTTTTCTTTCAGCTCCAGGAAGCTCGGTTTACAGTGAACGTTTGTTTTCCGAAGCAGGCAACGTTTATGAGCAAAAACGGAACAAACTATTGCCAAATAAAGCTGAGCATCTTGTTTTTTTACACCACAACCTGCCACTTGTGAATTTTAAATACTAAATCACACCAGGCTTATTTTCTAATTGTGTAACAAAACATTTGTGTTTACGTTtctttttattgtagttttcaAGATCGTTTAAGAACtatattctttctttctgtttatagatatataagtaaatgaagATGTGAATTGTGATTTTTTAGGAATAATGTTcctctattattatattacttaagtaattaatgacattttgaattaatcttaaataattaaacacaATAAAGACTGATCGAAATAAATATCTTGTTTATTTTCCTTCAATTAAGGCctgtatatatgtattattcTAAAGAGTTTACACAGCAGCCTAATCCCAAAACAGCTAGATAAGATACCTATATTTTGCATTAAGTTATTATCTTTTTACCAAcctattttaattcaaaataaagcTTCAGTGACGACAAAAACAGAAAGCTATACTCTAAAATACTTACCTCATTACACTGTACA
Above is a window of Choristoneura fumiferana unplaced genomic scaffold, NRCan_CFum_1 Sck3bRy_357;HRSCAF=696_pilon, whole genome shotgun sequence DNA encoding:
- the LOC141445116 gene encoding zinc finger BED domain-containing protein 4-like codes for the protein MISRGGSGRKGSSSALSNHLKLKHTMEYTNLERAVCRVSSNTPNDEARQQEPVAAQDVQPSTSGTQPSNSKTFTTTQSKLEDSFVSKWKIDDTRSVPITKSIAEMIAVDNQPISVVEDKGFNRLMQLVKPKYQMPSRKHVGETVIPQLYEQLKKTIQDELSKTNTVSVTSDMWTNLNNLFSFLSFTIHWLDDEFTLQHRVLQMKSFSGQHNADNIRTQFVEIADVWQIMLKIHIILTDSGSNIVKAVRDSPFNGQKCFLHILQRVIHQALQVQPEVDEAIAQGRKIVSHFNHSAQAQEKFSRIQEELNLPKHKLVQDVITRWNSKYYMCARLEEQKRAISLYISDNSGSINIQNLSERQWTLLQHCLVLLQPFEEITKKVSSTYSCISEVIPHTKILQKFLIKEEVQRTCSDVDSSRMALKEGLERRVSQFEDEKNYTIATLLDPRYKMNFFTPEKVPWVRRQFLAEYVRRSADMDSTSNSENESEPPAPLPYSGLQSQEDTHKALWTCYEELASTKQPEIEEPKSPIAIELDRYIADSLLSRDMCPYKWWSKNKFRFPLMSNMAKIFLSAPGSSVYSERLFSEAGNVYEQKRNKLLPNKAEHLVFLHHNLPLVNFKY